The Mercurialis annua linkage group LG7, ddMerAnnu1.2, whole genome shotgun sequence genome includes the window tttagtttaattattttatgtatatttttatttaattatatgtaatttattaaataattttgttttaatatttataaaattattaagccttttatcagtgttttaaaaacgcGACCGGATCGACTGGTCGAACCGATTAAACCAAGAACCGGACAGTGGTCTGGTCTAAAACTGtaaaaaaccaaattttttggtTGGACAGGGTTGGACTGAATTGAACCAGATCAAACCGGTGAAccagaattttttaaaatttattaaactggttgaaccggtggcctcaccggttcggccaccggtttggtttttaaaacacttccCTTTATTTCTATACTATTATAAgtagtaaaatttataaatgagTTAGGTGGTTCGTAGGTCAATTTAAGACAAGATCCACCTATTTCGTATGAGTGACACGTTTTCGACACGAAACTGCTAAAATGCAACAATGATTTGCTAATTTCACATGTTTGGAAAATTGAGTTAGCGTATCACGATCCATTTTTCAGTCCTGTTACGGAATATGGAGTGATCGttgatttgttttaatatttgcaataaaatttattcatatttAGAAATATTTGGTACCACGTTTCACCATTCAGATACGAGATCAAAATTTTGGCACgactatttgaaaatttgaatAGTTAGGCTATGGGAATTTCCAGCAGGTACGCtagttctttaaaaaaaataggttaGGTCTTTTTAATCTGTCATGTTCAGTGTGATAGTCTATTTTATGTCTATTTTCCGTTTGCCTATATTTGATCAAGAATAAATTAAAGTCTTACATGAAGTAGTTTCTCCAGAAAGGTGATGTCTTTTTTAGAGTCTTGTGTAAAATTTGTCGAAAGGTGATTTGTCAAGATTTTAATATGGGCGGTCTAGGTATTTTTCAAGTCAGAAATCTAAGTATGTTGTTTAAATAGATGTGGAATGCGATTTAACAACATAAATTCTCTTTGGTTTCATaatatctcaaattgttctttaaTTATTGATTTGGATTTCTTGATTTATGGGTATGTTAAAAAAATCTTTCATTTGGAAACGCATAAGAAAATCTCGCTGCAATAACAGGCGAATTTGAGAGATTTTAATTGCAAATGTCAGATACAAGGTGGGTGAGAGTGATGGGTATTGGTATTGCGATTAATTTGTATCCTAATATGTATAACATTTCCAATAGTAACATGTCACTATTCAACAAATCTGGCAAGAAGAATGGAGATGGAGATGGAGATGGAGATTGCAAAAGACAGTAATGGTGATGTATAATGATTTTCTAAGTAGCTTCAATAAGCTTTGTTGCATTGCCAGAAAGGAAGATGAAGTCTCTCGAAATTCAACTTCTATTGTGTACGCTGATGCCGATGCTCTTGCTGCTTCTGTTACTCGGTCTTTGGTGTCTGCTAGTCTTTTTATTGCAGGTCAGCTTATTGCTGCAAACAACAACTTCTCCTTAGCGAAAGCatcatgtttgtttttgttaatcTGAAAATCAGTGGCTCCACCtacaattaaattcattttatagACGGCCTTACATAATAAAGTTCCAACCCTTGCTTTCGCATCTTTCAGGCGTATTATTACTTCGGAGAATTCAGGTTGTTCAGTTTGTAACATGGTTGAGACTCAAGAACATTTATTTAAGCATTATAAGTTTGTTTGTTTGATTTGGTATGGGATGCCTCAGAAATTTGATTTGATATGGATAATGCCAAAGTCTTTTTAAAGAATTCCTCTAACAATGGCTAATCTCAATCCTAAAAGCGGTTATGCAAAATTATGAGAAACGTTGTGGATATTATGATTTGGAAGATTTGAAAATATAGAAACGAGAGaatttttaagaataaaaattctACATAGGGAGATATTATATATAACCGCTTTTTGAACAATTTGTCCTTTGCTTATTCTacgaatttatttaaaaattctgaTTGTGTTATTTTTAGTTGACTTGAATTTTAATCCTTGTTCAAAGTTGTAGTTTAATTGCGCATAAACTCTTTTGGATACTGGAATTGTCACTTTTTATgacttttaatataatattaattcataattttttttaagagtttataaaaaatattcaatttctaacttaatttgtaaaatattatggttttaaattttattattaatttttacttttttattttaatatttttatccatattctctaaatttctaaaaaatactctatttaactttatttttaaaaaaatattttaaactgttataaaaaaatttaaacggttGCGAACTGCGTTTTTAGAGACCGTTTATATTGTTTGAAACgcttttagaaactgttttaaaaattaaacggttataaaatatatattctaaAATCCATTTGAAACCGTCTATATAGAAACATGCTGATTGAGATTTGAAGCAAAAAATTAAAGCGTAAGAATCACAAACAAATATTGACGCGCGTTGAAATATgagatttaaattataatttcagaGTTAaattttaggccaaatgtcgtaaaaaggtcaaactttttataaaagtttcacaaaagtcctgacctttcaattttgtcgattttggccaaaaacagattatttggtttcaactgtggccaactctcaatttgatttcaatttgcctatatGGCGCCTACGtgacatgcacatatattgaaaggttaggacttttgtgaaattaaataatccatttttggccaaaatcgataaaattgaaaggtcaggacttttgtgaaaccaaataatcagtttttggccaaaatcgacaaaattgaaaggtcaggacttttgtgaaatttttgtgaaagatttggtttttttacgatatttggcctaaattataAATGTTGTTATTTCTTTTAGATATATTTGTAAACatctttagttttttttttgtaaaaaggttaaaacttttattgatgaaaatgaaaattatataaacGGTTTATTATACAAACGATAATAATGAAAGGAGAGGACATGTTGAAGTTAACCTCTCCATGAAGGCATTAAGTAGATTTAGATGAATGTATAATTACTTAATTGCCGCCCATACAACAACCACCACTAAATCACCTGCACCCATATAGTGCTGCGCTGCTCACAGGTTTGGTAACCATCCTGCTGCCTACTCATTTCCCCACCATCattctatatttatttattttcctaAACATTGCCGAATTGACTTCAAACTAGCAACAATTTTAATTCAGGTTTATATGTACCCACTCTCGGTCAAACCATTTACGAATTATAAGTTTCTAACAATTcagttacaaaagaaataacAAATTAATGCCCAAGTTGTAATTTtgacttaattttattagtacATTTCTATAGTAATTTCCACCATCAGTTGCTATGTTGGACAAAAGGTTGTCTGTCAAATAGATTATCTTCACAACGTATCAAAGTAACTTATTATGTAACCAATATATATAGTACTATCAGTTTTGACCTAATTGTTTTGGTGACGAAAACTAACTCTTACGACCCGAAATTTAGGATCAGTTCAGTAGTGAAGATCCATTCGTCTTCTCCATTGGAAAAGACAGTTTTGTTCACCTGAAAAGACAAACAATGATAGCCGACCGGAGTGGAAAAGAGACAGGGCGGCGGTGGCCGGAGTGAAAGAGGATGGTAGAGGGACTAAAATTTCAGATGAACTTTATCTTAGAGTAAAAATGAAGTCTTGAGATAAACTGaggtttaattaaataaaataaaattttaaattaattttaataaatttattaaaaaaaattatttgatttaaattagaTTTCATTATTACATATATGACAATCAGttaatttaaaaagttgatATGTAATAATCATAATATCATATATGGTGAATTTCATATACTATGCCAATATATGGTCAATTTCATATATGCCAAACAGTTAATTTAAAAACTTAGACTGTGAAATAAAATCTTGATTAAGATTTATTATTtctaggcctaatcactcaaaaaaccctcacctttaatttttttttcaattccaccccgacgttgaaaatttgtcaattttacccacttttaaattttctgttttcaattgtaccccaattttttaatttttgttaattttttaacttaaatgatgaaatcattcaattaactaaatttaaacatgaaattaaattcttttttattcaaaaaagtacaaataaatcctttatttttaaaaactaactaaaatccataatcatattaacactaacttaaattcttaattaatttaactaaatttaaataaattttaaaaacgtacaattaatatatgctagacatggagaatgttttaaacaaatttccaaacgaaaaagacgttaatttaatttttcagggtacaattgaaacacaaaaatgcaaaatagggtaaaattgacaaattttcaacgtcagggtatgattgaaaaggggctaaaaggtcgggggtttttaagacattagaccttATTTCTAACACACCTCTACAATAGGggccacaattttttttaaatggataataatataaaatgatacatattttattagaattttataaaaatggacaaaataataatttgtgtgtataaaataaatattttataaaatagacaaaattatactataaaattcatattaatatcattttaaattctaaattataaaatcgTCAACTGTCCACCGCGCACTATAAAGAGATACACCCATGTCTACACGCGAATGAAATTACGAAAAATAAAACACTATATTCTTCAATTAATCTTCTTTTTGCGAGTTAAATATTGTCTTTATTCTCTTTTCCTGAGTATTTACAAGAATGAAAGATCCGAAACAAGGTTTAGTATGAAGAAAGAGAGAAAGACATGAGAGAGATATTGGTAATATTAACAACATATTAAGATGATTAATGAAGATAATTAATTAACCAAGATAATTAACTAACATAGACATAGGAACTAAACACAGTCCTCTTTTCTTCAAGTTTGTATTGTCAATATTATTCCCACTGTAACTCCTTTCACATCTTTCATTTGTCTCTAATCCATATTCCTCTAAAATTCCTCCTTTTCCCTACAAAAATTCATTACAGGCATCTATTTTTaggaatataattttaaaaaaaaattgttacctTGATCATTAACTACGTTAAACCATTAGATTAGCCCAACCACTTAAGATAATTACATATCAACTATGTAACACGGAAACAAAGAtgcttaaaaaataattaaaacgacagctaaattatattctttaaaaaaaattagatataaatatagagttctaaaattttgaaaagctttctcaaaaataaaaaaacgaaaCATCGTAAGTATCAAAAAAATTCCGTGCAACATAGAGAATTAGATAATAGTCCCGGCAAGCTTAGCTTACTATTACGACATTGTATGTATCGAGTTATGGATTTGAACCTCTCTCGTTCCCAGTATTTAATTaagaaagttaatttttttatatctacaATTTTgaccattttatcaaatatatcccTAAAAACAATTTAGACATTTTGGTTCGtcaattttacatattaaaataaatatatatataaccctctacttaaatattttcagaatttattttaataagtttttGATTTCATAAATGATCATTTTACCCGATTGATCTTTTATTTCAgtctataaataattacttgggtttaaAATGCAGattatatgtttaaaaatatatattcagaGTTGAATACAgtgtatttcaattttaattttgatcatTCTATcgaatttgttttaaaacaaataatttagacattttaacattttgcctaaagaaaataaagaaagagagagaatCAGAACATATTATTACCAGAGAACTATTAAAATGATCATTTGTCTTCCCAGAATTCATGTCAGCCATTCCAAATTCACTTACCTGTTAGTATAAATACATCAAGATAATTACATCATATTTTCCCCCGACATATAATATAATGAAATTACGATAAACAAAAACtatagaattaattttttttatggtaaataactatagaattaattaatcaaacctTAGGACTGTTAACAGGAGAGCTAGCAGTATCTTCCAAAGAATCATCATGATAAATTTCTTTAGCTCTTGTTTTCTTGAGAAttaattttttggcaaatttcGGGGACCCATCAGCTCCAAATGAAGAAATCTTCttcttattattaatataattatgatCATAAATATTTGAAGCAGTAGTATTTGATTTATTAATCCATGCAGGAATAGAAGCAGCATCAGAAACCATGGAAGAGTTACCAAAACTACAAGAAAAACTGTGTTCTTCATCGTTATTTCTTCTTTGATCAGCAGAAAAATCTTCAAAATAAGCTGTCCATCCACTTTCTTCTTCATCTAAACAAGAATTTGTTCTAATATTCATCATGGGAGAAGAATGATCCATAGAAGTATCCATTtgggaaaaaagaaaaaaatgaaaatcttgaATTATGAACAAGGAacaagagagagagagaggattTTCTTGAGAGGAATTTATAGAAGAAAATGGAGTTGATGATTGATAATATTAAGGCTAAATCTATTTCGAGATTCCTATACTTTATCACTTTTATTCAAAAAGCTTTTATCCTGTAAAAGTGATCATTTCAGTCTTTATATTTACCAAATTTCGATTTTCATACCTTTTATTGAGTTTTTCCCGGtctttttacttatatttttttcttctagtACCAATAAAAGGCgcgaaaattgaaatttgaaaagtaaagaaactgaaaagataaaaaaaattaaaataagagctttataaataaaaatgatcaaATTACTATGAAGTCCATCACATTTctcataattcacattttagtcttttctgtttgaaaatcaaaccatatggttcttcatttttgtttttgtcaatgaTGTAGTCCCTCCgtctatttttggtgttagtcaactgAGTTAACGAAACTATATGGTcttctatttttgtttttctcaacAATGTCGTCCCTGATTTTATTATTGCCAACGATTTCGCCctcatatttataaattaatttacctCTAAGTTCTTTAATTCcattgactaacaccaaaaacgGACAGAGGGATTAAAATATTGacagaaataaaattaaaggactatattattagattttcaaatagaaggactaaagtataatttatgataaatatgaGGGATCTTataataattttctcaataaaaaatgtaaaatatgaGGACCTCAAGATGAGttttgccaaatataaataggtaataatgaaaggaaaaaggtaacCCATAAAATATAATGTTGGTTTGATAAGTGGGGTCAAGGAAGTTGAGGAAGTTAAAAATGAGGAGTTTGATtttgatgaaaataaaaaagtagaGAGAGAACGTGCAAGAGGAAATTAAGAAATGAAAAATGGTAGGGTTGACCTTTGTGGTTCAGATGTTGGTATTTTCTTCTTCGTGTCAGGATTTTGGTTTCAACTAAATACAATTAATACGAACATTTTTTGTACAAAGTTTGGACTATTTCAGCAACGATGACCGGATTAGTGGCCACAGACTCAATCTGAACTACTTTCATTGAGTTCGCACTACCTGCTCAAACTAGTGATCGAGTTAGAATGTTAAcattaaaatgaataaattataatatataccTAATCTAACTCGAGACCTAACTTAAGTGATATCAAACCGCTTACCATTTGGACCAACTCCTATTAGTATATACCTAATCTAATTTAAACAAGAGAACAATTaactatttcttttatttgtttattccaTTAGGTGAAGCAAACGTTGTGgacctaaatttctaaaatttgaatttaatttaaactaatgAGAAAAGGCAAATGTATTTCAATATcaaataattacaattttatccctcaaataaataaatttaaaactttctAAGATATAATCGAGTTTGTCGTTCCACATGCGTGCCACATGTCGCTATGCATGCACGTGTCTCCGCTCATGAATCGCCATGCATCGCCACGTGCCGCCACTTCTATATTACCACGTGTTCGTAATTGTTATCTTCTATATCCTTCAATTTTTACGTCTGAAATTCCGTATTTTGACGTTTTAATTTTCGGAATTCTGTCCGAAACGTTTAGCTCTCCATTTAGAGATGCATATTGACAGGGACGGAGAGAGGGTAGGGCCAGGACGGACCTGGGCCCTACCTCAAttccctttaatttttttaaagagtgAGTCTTGTGGGTGTTTTGGCTATTCATTAACCCATACTTAGTTTTATTGTTTTAGGTCATTAACACAGTGGCGCTTTcatcaattaaaacaaaataaaagttatcTTTTACAGagaaattagtaaaaaaaattgacatacCGATTAAGATTTAAAAAATGTCATTGTGTTATTGTCACGtatactttaattttgtttatatatttcaattcctTTATTCGGTTATATTTTTGTCTTTCgtgaaaacttttttttttcttttagtaatttatgtaattatatttgattattttagttgtactttttagtataatttttttataatttctatttacttataataataaataatttcaagTTTTCACGGGTTTGAATgttcagtttatttttttgataatatttttgatgTAGGTCatggataaatttttaataaaattcaaacttACATCAAATAATTTTAGTGATCTTCATGATATTAGTGACTTTGTTAAAATGATGGTTAAGACGGGATACGATCGTTAA containing:
- the LOC126656306 gene encoding vascular-related unknown protein 1, which codes for MDTSMDHSSPMMNIRTNSCLDEEESGWTAYFEDFSADQRRNNDEEHSFSCSFGNSSMVSDAASIPAWINKSNTTASNIYDHNYINNKKKISSFGADGSPKFAKKLILKKTRAKEIYHDDSLEDTASSPVNSPKVSEFGMADMNSGKTNDHFNSSLGKGGILEEYGLETNERCERSYSGNNIDNTNLKKRGLCLVPMSMLVNYLG